Genomic DNA from Flavobacterium sp. N502540:
AATTTTAATTTCTAAATCACGTTTTGAATACTTTTAGCTCTCCATAAGCTTCCTGATTTGGAAGCTTATGGAGAGCTTTTTTTTCCTTAAAAACGCCTGGTATTATACTAATTATGATTCTAAATATTTTTTTAAACGGATCATTATCTTAGTATAAAACCATTCTTCATAGGATCTTTCGGATCTATTAAAAATGTATTTACTCCTGTTACAAAGGCCGTTCCTGCCACTTGCGGAATTACAGCTTTGAAAGGACCAAATTTTTCTTCTCTGACAAGTGATCCTTTAAAAGTACTTCCTGTTATACTTTCTATTGTAATAACTTCACCTGAGTTTATGGCATTTCTATTTTTTTCAATCGCAATTCTTCCTGAAACACCGGAACCTGTTGGTGAACGATCGACTTCTCCATCGGCAAAAACGCAGACATTTCGACTGTGGTTAACACTATTCAGCGGTTCATCGATAAAAATAGTTCCGTATAAAAAACTCAAATCTTCCTCAAACGGATGCTGAATTTCTGTATCCTGCTTCATTACGGCATGTTTGATATCGACCCCGGTTTGAATAATGGTTCGGTAATTTTCTTCCGTTAATCCAAAATTCAAATGTGTATTTTTTCTCAAATCAACGTAAGCATAAAAAGCACCTCCATAGGCCAAATCATAAACGACATCACCAATCCCCTCAACATTTACAACACGATCTAAACCTACGGCAAAACTTGGCACACAATGAAACCGAACTCCTGTTACTTCTCCGTTTACTACCGTCACAAACGAAAAAATCCGACCGCACGGAGCATCAATTTTCAATTCATTCTCACCTTCTTTTACTGTGATCCATTTCATTTTTGCTGCCAAAGTACTTATCGCAATAATGGCATGACCACACATACTGCTGTATCCTTCATTATGCATGAAAAGAATACCAAAATCTGCATCATCATCATTTGGCGGAAGTAAAATACAGCCGTACATATCAGCATGACCGCGAGGTTCAAACATCAATGCCGTTCTTAAGTAATCGTAGTTTTCTTTTATATCTCTTCTGTATTCTAAAACAGTATTTCCTTTCAATTTCGGAAAACCGGAAACAATTACACGCAAAGGCTCACCACCTGTATGCATATCAATTGTTTGGATCTGCAGTACGGAAGCGTCTGCTTTATAAACAGTATTATTACAAATATTTTGGTAGGTATTAGACATTCTTTTCTACTTTTAAATTATACTCTTCATAAAAATATCCGGCTGCGACAAGGTCTTCTAAAGCATGTCCAACCGATTTAAAATAAGTGATTTCGGTCTCAGAGGTTCTGCCCGGTTTTGTAGTACTGCATAATTCAAACAAATCGGCTTTAATAGTTTCTTCTGTTATAATTCCGGTTGTCAGCGGAATCAAAATATCGCCGCTTTCCTTTAGTCCGCCCTGATAGGTATCTAAAAACAGGCTCGATTTTAAAACCGCTTCGTCATCTGCCTCGCGCATATCTTTTTTATACGCCCCAACAAGATCTAAATGCTGTCCTGCTTTTAGCCATTTTCCAAAAACAAGCGGAACGGGGGATAAAGTCGCTGACGAAATGATATCAACCTGAGAAACAACTTCTTCTATAGTTGAAACGGGTTTACAGGTAAATAGTGAACCCTTGAGTGCATTGCAAACCAATTGTGCCTTTTCTATAGTTCTTCCCCAAACATAAACTTCTTTTATAGGTCTTACACTGGCATGCGCC
This window encodes:
- a CDS encoding proline racemase family protein, which encodes MSNTYQNICNNTVYKADASVLQIQTIDMHTGGEPLRVIVSGFPKLKGNTVLEYRRDIKENYDYLRTALMFEPRGHADMYGCILLPPNDDDADFGILFMHNEGYSSMCGHAIIAISTLAAKMKWITVKEGENELKIDAPCGRIFSFVTVVNGEVTGVRFHCVPSFAVGLDRVVNVEGIGDVVYDLAYGGAFYAYVDLRKNTHLNFGLTEENYRTIIQTGVDIKHAVMKQDTEIQHPFEEDLSFLYGTIFIDEPLNSVNHSRNVCVFADGEVDRSPTGSGVSGRIAIEKNRNAINSGEVITIESITGSTFKGSLVREEKFGPFKAVIPQVAGTAFVTGVNTFLIDPKDPMKNGFILR
- a CDS encoding ornithine cyclodeaminase family protein, with product MEPISLISDHFIEEKCNFKELIERLRAGFSTSDINVPMRHHHDYPNPEEGKDSTLLLMPAFQSGKDLGVKIVTVSPNNGKYDLPSIQGTYIYLDGHKGNIKAILDAKSLTGKRTAATSALASSYLSRKDSSSMLMIGTGALAINLIQAHASVRPIKEVYVWGRTIEKAQLVCNALKGSLFTCKPVSTIEEVVSQVDIISSATLSPVPLVFGKWLKAGQHLDLVGAYKKDMREADDEAVLKSSLFLDTYQGGLKESGDILIPLTTGIITEETIKADLFELCSTTKPGRTSETEITYFKSVGHALEDLVAAGYFYEEYNLKVEKNV